One genomic region from Mytilus trossulus isolate FHL-02 chromosome 9, PNRI_Mtr1.1.1.hap1, whole genome shotgun sequence encodes:
- the LOC134685668 gene encoding ethanolamine kinase 1-like, translating to MARQHEQLNISLDENNLEKSAQAILDVIRPQWKTDNIKFKHFTEGITNKLIGCYEADKGFGCDVVLIRIYGANTDLIIDRDTEKNNIIFLSEHGLCPPLYAEFNNGVAYGFSPGQTLDPESVRRYRVQIAKEMVKLHSLKPKSGSPPSAGLFPKLEKWLAIAPTGYEQPEKNERFKKHVGSIDRLMKEYEELKKTIESLHAPAVMSHNDLLLKNLVYDQATDKISLIDHEYAMFNYQPYDIGNHFCEYAGVDEVDFSRYPNKEYQLSWLRTYLEEWNKQNNIKSAVTDEEVDKLYRQVNKCALAAHFFWGVWALIQSKYSAIDFDYLDYAIMKLNEYFARKEEFLAL from the exons ATGGCACGACAACATGAACAGCTGAATATTAGCCTTGATGAAAACAATCTTGAAAAAAGTGCACAAGCTATTTTAGATGTAATACGACCTCAATGGAAAACAGATAACATAAAATTTAAG CATTTCACCGAAGGTATAACTAACAAGCTGATAGGATGTTATGAAGCAGACAAAGGATTTGGTTGTGATGTGGTGCTAATACGAATATATGGTGCTAATACAGATCtgattatagatagagatacagagaaaaataatattatatttctgTCAGAGCATGGGCTGTGTCCGCCTCTTTATGCTGAGTTTAATAATGGTGTGGCTTATGGATTCTCTCCCGGACAAACACTGGACCCAGAATCAGTTAGAAGATACAGAGT ACAAATTGCCAAGGAGATGGTAAAGTTACATTCTTTGAAGCCAAAATCAGGGTCTCCACCATCTGCAGGTTTATTTCCCAAACTTGAGAAGTGGTTGGCTATAGCACCAACTGGGTATGAACAACCGGAAAAAAATGAAAG atttaaaaaacatGTTGGATCTATAGATAGGCTGATGAAGGAATATGAAGAACTGAAGAAGACAATAGAATCTTTACATGCTCCTGCTGTCATGAGTCACAATGATCTCTTGTTAAAAAATCTAGTTTATGATCAAGCTACAG ACAAAATAAGTCTTATAGATCACGAGTATGCAATGTTCAATTACCAACCTTATGATATAGGAAATCATTTCTGTGAATATGCAg GTGTAGATGAGGTAGATTTCAGCAGGTACCCAAACAAAGAGTACCAGTTATCGTGGCTACGTACATATTTAGAAGAAtggaataaacaaaacaatattaaatcTGCTGTGACTGATGAAGAGGTTGATAAGCTGTACAGACAAGTAAATAAGTGTGCTTTG GCAGCCCATTTTTTCTGGGGAGTTTGGGCTTTGATACAGTCAAAATATTCCGCTATAGATTTTGACTATTTAGA
- the LOC134684593 gene encoding complement C1q tumor necrosis factor-related protein 3-like: MENEHRRHLQTITKVEETLLQQQKEINRLKHVERTLKKEQKKTARLIESVEQLSYLCNLYQTDRSISQSDIFNNKTRQQFDSDAVSRHSNPGNLSKERDKLNNKFPTEAEENEMMVNNQKREDNDNTAKSILGAPASTTESTVGFYAYMTHNENNIGPHHSLIFDHVETNVGSSYNRYTGAFSVPIAGVYLFTYSIFMEIGGYDSFEISINDVSRGSIFVDNNRATQNAYTGSTGVAILVLNQGDACVIRTHSNYPHGKGTVRSDDLMRTSFSGASIGSA; the protein is encoded by the exons ATGGAAAATGAACACCGCCGTCATTTGCAGACAATAACAAAAGTCGAGGAAACTCTTCTGCAGCAACAGAAAGAAATCAATCGTTTGAAACACGTGGAGAGAACATTGAAGAAAGAGCAAAAAAAGACAGCAAGACTTATAGAAAGTGTTGAACAATTATCATACCTGTGCAACTTGTACCAAACGGATAGAAGCATCAGCCAATCTgatattttcaacaacaaaacacGTCAACAATTTGACTCCGATGCCGTTTCTAGACACTCTAATCCTGGAAATCTAAGCAAAGAGAGAGATAAACTGAACAATAAATTCCCGACAGAAGCTGAAGAAAACGAAATGATGGTTAACAACCAGAAGCGGGAAGACAATGATAATACag CAAAAAGTATACTTGGTGCTCCTGCATCCACTACTGAATCAACCGTGGGGTTTTATGCCTATATGACTCATAACGAAAACAACATTGGGCCACATCATAGTCTCATCTTTGATCATGTGGAAACTAACGTGGGTAGCAGCTACAATCGATATACTGGAGCATTCTCTGTGCCTATCGCAGGAGTGTACCTTTTTACATATTCCATATTTATGGAGATTGGCGGCTATGATTCTTTTGAAATCTCTATCAACGATGTATCCCGCGGAAGCATATTTGTTGATAACAACAGAGCTACTCAAAATGCTTACACAGGGTCAACAGGGGTTGccattttagttttaaatcaGGGGGATGCTTGTGTTATACGTACACATTCAAATTATCCACATGGCAAAGGAACAGTTCGCAGTGACGATCTAATGCGTACGTCATTTAGTGGAGCAAGCATTGGATCCGCGTAG